The Methanofastidiosum sp. genomic interval ATTTCAGCACCCTTTCCATACCTAAATCCGTCTGCAAACCTTGTGGAGGCGTTTAGCATAACTGATGATGAATCAACAAAATTCAAAAAGTAATCCGATGAATTTTTGTCCTCTGTTATTATAGTGTCTGTGTGGTGGGAGCCATATTTATTGATATGAGATACAGCCTCTTCAAGAGAGCTCACGACTTTTATTGAGATTATGAGGTCGTTATATTCAGTAGACCAGTCCTTGGCTTTTGCCTTTTTGACTTTCAAATCTTTTAGAATCTCATAGCTCTCTTCACAGCATCTCATCTCTACGCCCGCTTCCTTGTACATCTTTCCCATCTTTGGGAGGAACTTCTTTGCTGATTTCTCATGGACGAGAAGAGTTTCAATGGCATTGCATACTGCAGGGTACTGGACCTTTGCATCAAAGCACACATCTAGCGCCTTTTTCTCATCATACTTTTTATCGACATACGCATGACATATACCATCAGAATGACCCAATACAGGGATTTTGGTGCTTGACTGTACAAACCTTACAAACTCGTTTGAGCCCCTTGGTATAATAAGGTCAATGTACTTATCAAGCTTTAACATCTCAGTTACATCTTCCCTTCTTTCAAGGAGCTGGAAAGCCCCCTTTGGGATAGATTTGTTGGTAATAGCGTTTGTCAGAACATCAAAGATGGCTTTGTTTGTC includes:
- a CDS encoding glutamate-5-semialdehyde dehydrogenase — protein: YQIASPIGVIGMVFEARPDVVPQIISLALKSGNGVLLKGGRESAKTNKAIFDVLTNAITNKSIPKGAFQLLERREDVTEMLKLDKYIDLIIPRGSNEFVRFVQSSTKIPVLGHSDGICHAYVDKKYDEKKALDVCFDAKVQYPAVCNAIETLLVHEKSAKKFLPKMGKMYKEAGVEMRCCEESYEILKDLKVKKAKAKDWSTEYNDLIISIKVVSSLEEAVSHINKYGSHHTDTIITEDKNSSDYFLNFVDSSSVMLNASTRFADGFRYGKGAEIGISTGKIHARGPTGMEGMLIYKYKLIGNGHKVGDYVGKGAKSFTHKKLM